The following coding sequences are from one Triticum dicoccoides isolate Atlit2015 ecotype Zavitan chromosome 4A, WEW_v2.0, whole genome shotgun sequence window:
- the LOC119285043 gene encoding peroxidase A2-like, whose protein sequence is MVRGVHYGGACAVLLAAAVALGLGARGGAAQLDDKFYDRSCPGVHKIVRRVLREAHKADVRIYASLTRLHFHDCFVQGCDGSILLDNSTSIVSEKYAKPNNNSVRGFTVVDDVKAALEKACPGVVSCADILTIAAEVSVELSGGPRWRVPLGRRDGTTANLTAANSLLPSPRNNLTMLQRKFAAVGLGDTDLVALSGAHTFGRAHCQFVTDRLYNFSKTGMPDPTLDGGYRALLAGSCPRRHGNRSALNDLDPTTPDAFDKNYFTNLQGNRGFLQSDQELLAAPGATTAAIVGQFASDEKAFFRSFAAAMINMGNIKPLTGGQGEVRRNCGRVNGS, encoded by the exons ATGGTCCGTGGCGTCCATTACGGCGGCGCGTGCGCCGTCCTCCTGGCCGCCGCCGTCGCGCTCGGCCTCGGCGCCCGCGGCGGCGCGGCGCAGCTGGACGACAAGTTCTACGACCGGTCGTGCCCCGGCGTGCACAAGATCGTGCGGCGGGTCCTGAGGGAGGCGCACAAGGCCGACGTCCGCATCTACGCCAGCCTCACGCGCCTTCACTTTCACGACTGCTTCGTCCAG GGGTGCGACGGGTCGATTCTGCTGGACAACAGCACGAGCATCGTGTCGGAGAAGTACGCCAAGCCGAACAACAACTCGGTGCGCGGgttcacggtggtggacgacgtcaAGGCGGCGCTCGAGAAGGCCTGCCCCGGcgtcgtctcctgcgccgacatccTCACCATCGCCGCCGAGGTCTCCGTCGAACTG TCCGGAGGCCCCCGGTGGCGCGTCCCGCTCGGCCGGCGCGACGGCACCACGGCCAACCTCACCGCCGCCAACAGCCTCCTCCCGAGCCCCCGCAACAACCTCACCATGCTCCAGCGCAAGTTCGCCGCCGTCGGCCTCGGCGACACCGACCTCGTCGCCCTCTCAG GCGCGCACACGTTCGGGCGCGCGCATTGCCAGTTCGTGACGGACCGGCTCTACAACTTCAGCAAGACGGGCATGCCGGACCCGACGCTGGACGGGGGCTACCGGGCGCTGCTCGCCGGGAGCTGCCCGCGGCGGCACGGGAACAGGTCGGCGCTCAACGACCTCGACCCGACCACGCCCGACGCCTTCGACAAGAACTACTTCACCAACCTCCAGGGCAACCGCGGGTTCCTCCAGTCCGACCAGGAGCTGCTCGCGGCGCCCGGCGCGACAACGGCGGCGATCGTCGGCCAGTTCGCGAGCGACGAGAAGGCTTTCTTCAGGAGCTTTGCCGCGGCCATGATCAACATGGGGAATATCAAGCCGCTCACGGGTGGGCAGGGGGAGGTTCGGAGGAACTGCGGGAGAGTCAATGGAAGCTAG
- the LOC119285044 gene encoding peroxidase N-like — MEPLRDHGASCLPMMIMVLLCLGGAACGQLSDDFYDDSCPKLESIVQARVAAAMKAELRMGASLLRLHFHDCFVNGCDGSILLDGAESEKLAAPNLNSVRGYEVIDAIKADLEKACPGLVSCADVVALAAKYGVLLSGGPDYDVLLGRRDGLVANQTLANNNLPSPFDNITVIIQRFKDVGLNTTDVVILSGAHTIGRSRCVLFSGRLANFSAANSVDPTMDPALASSLQQLCRGGDGNQTAALDAGSADAFDNHYFKNLLAKKGLLSSDQGLVSSPDGAAATRALVQAYSYNSQRFLCDFGDAMVRMGNIAPLTGSAGQIRKKCSAVN, encoded by the exons ATGGAGCCTCTCAGAGATCATGGCGCGAGCTGCTTGCCGATGATGATCATGGTGCTGCTGTGCCTGGGCGGCGCGGCTTGTGGCCAGCTGAGCGACGACTTCTACGACGACAGCTGCCCGAAGCTGGAGAGCATCGTCCAGGCGCGCGTGGCCGCCGCGATGAAGGCCGAGCTACGGATGGGCGCCTCCCTGCTCCGGCTCCacttccacgactgcttcgtcaAC gggtGTGACGGGTCGATCCTGCTGGACGGGGCGGAGAGCGAGAAGCTGGCGGCGCCGAACCTCAACTCGGTGAGGGGATACGAGGTCATCGACGCCATCAAGGCCGACCTCGAGAAGGCCTGCCCGGGGctcgtctcctgcgccgacgtcgTCGCGCTCGCCGCCAAATACGGCGTACTCCTC AGCGGAGGGCCTGACTACGATGTTCTTCTGGGAAGAAGGGACGGGCTGGTGGCGAACCAGACCTTGGCCAACAACAACCTGCCAAGCCCGTTCGACAACATCACCGTGATCATACAGAGGTTCAAGGACGTCGGCCTTAACACAACAGACGTGGTCATCTTATCAG GAGCCCACACGATCGGGCGGTCGCGGTGCGTGCTCTTCAGCGGCCGGCTGGCCAACTTCTCGGCGGCCAACTCGGTGGACCCGACCATGGACCCGGCGCTGGCGTCCAGCCTGCAGCAGCTgtgccggggcggcgacggcaacCAGACGGCCGCGCTGGACGCCGGCTCCGCCGACGCCTTCGACAACCACTACTTCAAGAACCTGCTGGCCAAGAAGGGCCTCCTCTCCTCCGACCAGGGCCTCGTCTCCAGCCCCGACGGCGCCGCCGCCACCAGGGCCCTCGTGCAGGCCTACAGCTACAACAGCCAGCGCTTCCTCTGCGACTTCGGCGACGCCATGGTCCGGATGGGCAACATCGCCCCCCTCACCGGCTCCGCCGGCCAGATCCGCAAGAAATGCAGCGCCGTCAACTGA